One segment of Candidatus Bathyanammoxibius amoris DNA contains the following:
- the gcvPA gene encoding aminomethyl-transferring glycine dehydrogenase subunit GcvPA yields the protein MKKRGVSMDYVPHTDTDKKEMLREIGVGSTDDLFKIVPEEFKNVSLDLPGPISEQELVARLKTLGKKNCNLDEYISFLGAGTYEHFCPSLIDYLSSRGEFLTCYTPYQAEASQGTLQVIYEFQTLMAELTGMDVANASLYDGATALAEAALLALRYTERKKVVVSKAIHPEYREVLCTYLRPLRMNVAEVDVPHGVTEAGAVGAVVDSETAAVLVQNPNFFGCLENVDELSALAHDKGALLISCVNPISLGIIKPPGEYGADIAVGDAQPLGNYPNFGGSHIGFFAVKKEFMRKIPGRLAGLTNDSKGRRGFVLTLQAREQHIRRERATSNICTNQNLLALRACIYLSALGKEGLRELAELNIQKSHYAFEQVCALEGFRPLFNTTGHFFNEFAIKLPKGLESRVNSLLFSNGIIGGLPLGRFYREFNGAMLFCVTEMRTKADIDKLVQSLSGVSGDS from the coding sequence GTGAAAAAGAGGGGCGTTAGTATGGACTACGTGCCGCACACGGATACGGACAAGAAAGAGATGCTCAGGGAAATCGGCGTGGGTTCGACCGACGACCTGTTTAAAATAGTGCCGGAGGAATTTAAAAACGTCTCGCTCGACCTGCCCGGGCCAATATCCGAGCAGGAGCTTGTTGCCCGGCTCAAGACGCTTGGCAAAAAGAACTGCAACCTTGACGAGTATATCTCCTTTCTGGGTGCGGGCACGTATGAACACTTCTGCCCGAGCTTAATAGACTATCTCTCATCCAGGGGCGAGTTTCTTACCTGCTACACGCCCTATCAGGCGGAGGCAAGTCAGGGCACGCTTCAGGTGATATACGAGTTCCAGACACTGATGGCCGAGCTTACCGGTATGGACGTGGCCAACGCATCGCTATACGACGGCGCCACCGCCCTGGCTGAGGCCGCGCTCCTTGCCCTGCGATATACAGAGCGTAAGAAGGTAGTTGTGTCAAAGGCCATTCACCCTGAGTACAGGGAGGTTCTGTGTACATATTTGCGTCCACTGAGGATGAACGTGGCCGAGGTAGATGTGCCGCATGGCGTTACGGAGGCCGGGGCCGTGGGGGCCGTAGTGGACTCAGAGACGGCGGCAGTGCTGGTTCAGAATCCGAATTTTTTCGGATGCCTTGAAAATGTGGACGAACTCTCCGCGCTGGCGCATGATAAGGGCGCGCTGCTGATTAGCTGTGTAAACCCCATAAGCCTCGGCATCATAAAACCTCCGGGCGAATACGGGGCGGACATAGCGGTCGGAGACGCACAGCCGCTGGGTAACTATCCGAATTTCGGTGGTTCTCACATTGGCTTCTTTGCGGTGAAGAAGGAATTCATGAGGAAGATACCCGGCAGGCTCGCCGGGCTTACCAATGATTCGAAGGGGCGAAGGGGTTTTGTGCTGACGCTCCAGGCCCGCGAACAGCACATAAGACGTGAACGGGCCACATCCAATATATGCACCAACCAGAACCTCCTCGCCCTGCGCGCGTGCATATACCTGTCGGCCCTGGGGAAGGAGGGATTGAGAGAGCTGGCGGAACTAAATATACAGAAGAGCCACTACGCCTTTGAGCAGGTCTGCGCCCTCGAAGGATTTAGACCGCTCTTTAACACCACCGGCCACTTCTTTAACGAATTTGCCATAAAACTCCCAAAAGGGCTGGAATCCCGCGTAAACAGCCTGCTCTTCAGTAACGGTATCATCGGCGGCCTGCCGCTTGGAAGGTTTTACCGGGAATTTAATGGAGCCATGCTATTTTGCGTGACTGAAATGAGGACAAAGGCCGATATAGACAAACTGGTACAATCCCTTAGCGGTGTATCGGGAGATTCGTAG
- the gcvPB gene encoding aminomethyl-transferring glycine dehydrogenase subunit GcvPB, with amino-acid sequence MTEKLIFEISSPGRRCVRMPDADVPVKPLADMLPTVLQRATPPKLPEVSELDVVRHYTRLSQLNYSVDGNFCPLGSCTMKYNPRVHEAIVSQDGFRKLHPYQPHGQTQGTLQLLYEFIETLKHVCGMADFTLQPAAGAHAEMLGMMIVRAYYEKKGEARKKILIPDTAHGTNPASAALCGFDVVEVESNRQGMMDTGALRKAVSSDVAALMLTNPNTLGIFEKDVAESCHILHEAGGLVYCDGANMNAMLGRMRPGDMGIDLLHLNLHKTFTGPHGGGGPGSGPLGVTAALRPFLPVPRIEQKHGTYMFNYNFPNSIGRVKPYYGNIGVIIKAYSYILAIGKEGLSRVSEAAVINANYLKKKLSGHYDIPYPEGCMHEFVVSGRRQKKLGVTTLDIAKRLLDYGFYAPTTYFPLTVEEAMMIEPTETESRETLDAFAEALIKIAEETEKTPELVKGAPHNTPVGRLDEVKAARKPDLRWDFS; translated from the coding sequence GTGACCGAGAAACTTATATTTGAGATATCATCGCCGGGCCGCAGATGTGTGCGTATGCCCGATGCGGACGTGCCCGTAAAACCCCTTGCTGACATGCTCCCGACTGTACTTCAGAGGGCAACCCCGCCTAAACTGCCTGAGGTCTCTGAGCTGGACGTGGTCAGGCACTATACGAGGCTTTCACAGCTCAACTACTCTGTTGACGGTAATTTCTGTCCCCTGGGTTCCTGCACCATGAAGTATAATCCCAGGGTACACGAGGCCATTGTGTCTCAAGACGGCTTCAGAAAACTCCACCCCTATCAGCCTCATGGGCAGACCCAGGGCACGTTGCAGTTATTGTATGAATTTATTGAGACCTTAAAACATGTCTGCGGCATGGCGGATTTCACGCTGCAACCCGCGGCGGGAGCCCACGCGGAGATGCTGGGGATGATGATTGTAAGGGCATATTATGAGAAGAAGGGGGAAGCGAGAAAGAAGATATTAATCCCGGACACCGCGCATGGCACCAATCCGGCATCCGCGGCGCTATGCGGATTTGACGTGGTCGAGGTGGAGTCAAACCGGCAGGGCATGATGGATACCGGCGCTCTCAGGAAGGCCGTGTCGTCCGACGTGGCCGCCCTGATGCTTACAAACCCGAACACACTGGGGATTTTCGAGAAGGACGTTGCGGAGAGCTGCCACATCCTCCATGAGGCGGGAGGGCTTGTGTACTGCGACGGCGCCAACATGAACGCCATGCTGGGCAGGATGAGGCCCGGCGATATGGGGATAGATTTGCTGCACCTTAATCTGCACAAGACGTTCACGGGACCTCACGGCGGCGGCGGGCCGGGCTCGGGACCCCTTGGTGTTACGGCGGCCCTGCGGCCGTTCCTACCCGTCCCCAGAATTGAGCAAAAGCACGGTACGTACATGTTCAATTACAATTTCCCCAATTCTATCGGCCGGGTCAAACCCTACTACGGTAACATAGGGGTGATAATAAAGGCCTACTCCTACATCCTTGCCATAGGGAAGGAGGGGCTTTCAAGGGTGAGTGAGGCGGCCGTGATAAACGCGAATTATCTGAAGAAAAAGCTTTCAGGACACTACGACATCCCTTACCCGGAGGGCTGCATGCACGAGTTTGTGGTCTCCGGCAGGAGGCAAAAAAAACTCGGCGTTACGACGCTTGATATTGCGAAGAGGCTGCTCGATTACGGGTTCTATGCCCCGACCACTTATTTCCCCCTTACCGTAGAAGAGGCCATGATGATAGAACCTACCGAGACGGAGAGCAGGGAGACCCTCGATGCCTTTGCCGAAGCCTTGATAAAGATAGCCGAGGAGACGGAAAAAACTCCGGAGCTGGTAAAAGGCGCGCCGCATAATACGCCCGTTGGAAGGCTAGACGAGGTGAAGGCCGCCAGAAAACCTGACCTGAGATGGGATTTCAGTTAG
- a CDS encoding lipoate--protein ligase family protein, with protein MNYEKTWRLIHDPPQEAYTNMAVDEALARTIASPANGDVPTLRIYSWEPGSVSIGYFQQSSRVMDSLGLDAGKRDFALVRRPTGGSAVLHNGGPSFSLTVKNGLHNSPRARIRVTELYGLLGRCVVETSRRLGIPAGLCDGAGKPNDNPNLCVSTLCTYDVVSDGRKVAGYAARRLRDVTLLQGYITLPDGLSARELYHAITGAVADVAGVSLIEGTLTREESAVAAKLEVEKYTRREWNYKR; from the coding sequence ATGAATTACGAAAAGACCTGGCGGCTGATACACGATCCGCCGCAAGAGGCGTATACTAATATGGCTGTAGACGAGGCCCTCGCCAGGACGATTGCGAGCCCTGCCAATGGTGATGTGCCAACGCTGCGTATATATTCCTGGGAACCCGGTTCCGTATCTATCGGTTATTTTCAGCAAAGTTCTCGTGTGATGGATTCTCTGGGGCTGGATGCCGGCAAAAGGGATTTTGCGCTCGTGCGGAGGCCCACGGGTGGCTCGGCCGTGCTTCATAACGGCGGCCCAAGTTTTTCGCTGACCGTGAAGAACGGCCTGCATAATTCTCCTCGTGCAAGGATCAGGGTCACAGAGCTGTACGGTTTGCTGGGCCGGTGTGTTGTAGAAACGTCCCGGCGGCTGGGCATACCGGCAGGCCTTTGTGACGGAGCAGGGAAACCCAACGATAATCCGAACCTGTGCGTCTCTACCCTCTGCACATATGATGTAGTGTCCGATGGGAGGAAGGTGGCAGGTTACGCGGCCAGGCGTCTTCGGGATGTCACGCTCCTGCAGGGGTATATCACCCTTCCGGACGGTTTGAGCGCGCGGGAATTGTACCATGCCATAACAGGGGCGGTAGCGGACGTAGCGGGCGTAAGCCTTATAGAAGGGACTCTAACACGGGAAGAAAGCGCTGTAGCGGCCAAACTAGAGGTGGAAAAGTATACGCGCAGGGAGTGGAATTATAAGAGGTAG
- a CDS encoding aminotransferase class I/II-fold pyridoxal phosphate-dependent enzyme has protein sequence MRVVDLRSDTVTKPTPAMMEAMQKAAVGDDGFGDDPTVKQLEELSAAMLGKEAGLFLPSGTMANLVAVLVHTRPGDAVICDENAHLYKLTLGGTSTFAGVTILPQRTDALGRFSPAQVESTINMGPHFPRSNLVVIENTNNLAGGTVLTPRETGEIARVSRKHGLPVYLDGARIFNSARAQGVDVKELTNDCDTAMFCLSKGLCCPVGSVLVGPVDFIKEARRMRKMLGGTMRQAGVIAACAIVALDENHGMITRLSEDHKKARRLAEGFRGIMGANSVNLDTVQTNIVCFDIEAQDTDCKTILEKMSERGVLAIHLYGSRGRMVTHHDVSDQDIDYALEVIESVVK, from the coding sequence ATGAGGGTAGTCGACCTGCGGAGTGACACCGTCACAAAACCCACCCCGGCGATGATGGAGGCCATGCAGAAGGCGGCCGTGGGCGATGACGGGTTTGGCGACGACCCGACGGTCAAGCAACTTGAGGAACTCTCCGCGGCGATGTTGGGTAAAGAGGCCGGACTCTTCCTGCCGAGTGGCACTATGGCCAACCTTGTTGCCGTACTCGTTCACACGCGCCCCGGAGACGCCGTTATATGCGACGAGAACGCCCACCTGTACAAGCTCACACTGGGCGGCACCTCTACCTTCGCCGGCGTAACAATACTGCCGCAGCGCACTGACGCCCTGGGCCGCTTCAGTCCCGCCCAGGTAGAATCCACAATAAACATGGGCCCGCACTTTCCGCGCTCCAACCTGGTGGTAATCGAGAATACCAATAATCTGGCGGGGGGAACAGTACTTACCCCCCGGGAGACCGGGGAGATTGCCCGTGTCTCCAGAAAACACGGCTTACCTGTATACCTTGACGGCGCGAGGATATTTAATTCCGCACGGGCGCAGGGTGTGGACGTGAAAGAACTTACAAACGACTGCGACACGGCCATGTTCTGTCTCTCCAAGGGCCTGTGCTGCCCCGTAGGTTCGGTGCTCGTCGGGCCAGTGGATTTTATAAAGGAGGCCCGAAGGATGCGGAAGATGCTGGGCGGCACCATGCGGCAAGCCGGCGTCATAGCCGCTTGCGCCATCGTTGCCCTCGACGAAAATCACGGGATGATAACAAGATTGTCAGAGGACCACAAAAAGGCCCGCCGGCTGGCCGAGGGTTTTAGGGGGATAATGGGTGCCAATTCTGTCAACCTCGATACGGTACAAACAAATATCGTCTGCTTTGATATCGAAGCACAAGACACGGACTGTAAGACCATACTGGAGAAAATGTCTGAAAGGGGCGTCCTCGCCATACACCTGTATGGCAGCCGCGGCAGGATGGTGACTCATCACGACGTCAGCGACCAGGATATAGACTATGCCCTTGAGGTGATAGAATCGGTGGTTAAATAA
- a CDS encoding AAA family ATPase, giving the protein MRSIAITNQKGGVAKTTTAVNLGACLAERGKRVLLIDLDPQANLTSWLGLGKEENARSIYDVFVGDTGLNEVLVDYRMNGLRVAPSVVELAGAERLLSNETGRDTILKRKLAELPGDYDYVLFDCPPSLGVITINALAAAKEVFIPVETKILALNGLVTLTHTIQLIKDKVNPSLEVTGIVACMYDGRTNLSREVVEKLRAHFGNKVFKTVIRENIRLAECPISELPIHLYAPGCAGAKDYESLADEVIASEKTAEGPADT; this is encoded by the coding sequence ATGCGCAGTATTGCAATAACCAATCAAAAAGGTGGTGTTGCAAAAACCACGACCGCCGTAAACCTTGGTGCGTGCCTGGCAGAGCGGGGCAAGAGGGTCCTGCTGATAGACCTTGACCCCCAGGCCAATCTGACGTCGTGGCTGGGGCTTGGCAAGGAAGAGAACGCAAGGTCTATATACGACGTCTTTGTAGGGGATACGGGCCTGAATGAAGTTTTAGTGGACTACCGGATGAACGGGCTTCGTGTCGCGCCCTCGGTGGTTGAACTGGCAGGCGCGGAAAGGCTCCTGTCCAATGAAACGGGTAGAGATACCATATTGAAAAGAAAGCTTGCCGAGTTGCCGGGGGACTATGATTACGTGTTATTCGACTGCCCCCCCTCACTTGGTGTCATCACTATAAACGCCCTCGCTGCCGCTAAAGAGGTCTTCATTCCCGTGGAGACGAAGATCCTGGCCCTCAACGGCCTTGTGACGCTGACACACACCATCCAGCTGATAAAGGACAAGGTAAACCCGTCCCTGGAAGTGACCGGTATTGTAGCCTGCATGTACGACGGAAGGACAAACCTTAGCCGTGAGGTGGTTGAAAAACTCAGGGCACATTTCGGCAACAAGGTATTTAAAACCGTGATACGAGAAAATATCCGGCTGGCAGAGTGCCCCATCTCGGAACTCCCCATACACCTCTATGCGCCGGGATGCGCCGGGGCAAAGGACTATGAAAGCCTGGCAGACGAGGTAATCGCTTCCGAGAAGACTGCTGAAGGCCCTGCGGACACATGA
- a CDS encoding TrkA family potassium uptake protein, with amino-acid sequence MKQFAVVGLGRFGSTVATVLVEKGAEVIGVDRNKKRVEDIKDDITSAIRIETMDEESLRECGMEKVDAAIVCMGLDVEESILATAILKKIGVKKVIARASTNLHADILRMVGASEIVFPERDIGEKVAIRLASPGLEELIELGEELSLAEIEVRPNTLAGKSLNDLGLFAKYKVRPIIIKKKVIYEKAGETVEEEIRELPDPDYVVSEGDTLLVLGETKHVEAFVGKYVK; translated from the coding sequence TTGAAGCAATTCGCAGTGGTCGGTCTGGGGCGCTTCGGCTCGACAGTGGCCACGGTTTTGGTAGAAAAGGGTGCTGAGGTCATCGGCGTTGACCGCAACAAAAAACGCGTCGAAGACATAAAGGACGACATCACCTCGGCAATCCGGATAGAGACAATGGATGAGGAGTCCCTTCGGGAGTGCGGCATGGAGAAGGTGGATGCCGCAATAGTCTGTATGGGGCTGGACGTCGAGGAGAGCATACTGGCCACTGCCATCCTGAAGAAGATAGGTGTCAAGAAGGTGATTGCGCGTGCCAGTACTAATTTGCACGCCGACATACTCAGGATGGTCGGTGCATCCGAGATAGTCTTCCCTGAAAGGGACATCGGCGAAAAGGTGGCCATAAGGCTGGCCTCCCCCGGACTTGAAGAGCTTATCGAGCTGGGCGAGGAACTGAGCCTCGCGGAGATTGAGGTCAGGCCAAACACGCTTGCCGGCAAGAGCCTGAATGACCTGGGGCTTTTTGCCAAGTATAAAGTACGGCCAATCATAATAAAAAAGAAGGTCATATATGAAAAGGCCGGAGAAACCGTGGAAGAAGAGATACGCGAACTTCCCGACCCTGACTACGTGGTCAGCGAGGGTGATACGCTGCTTGTGCTCGGTGAAACAAAGCACGTTGAGGCCTTTGTAGGAAAATACGTTAAATAA
- a CDS encoding TrkH family potassium uptake protein has product MSVPREFIRTLGKRPGISITGSFLIIIFVGAGLLSLPQATATGETIPFLDAVFTATSATCVTGLAVRETGQYFSTFGQAIILLLIQIGGLGIMTLAAFFGAVVAGRLSITQHAAVKETLDVTSAEGVVRLLLFIVIVTFSFEAVGFCVLLPVFLENIAEPGTAVYYSIFHSISAYCNAGFYLFNDSLVDYRDNAQVNFTITSLVILGGLGSYVLANLYYSFLSLFRTRYETGINLHTQMVLITTAILIVLGGVCFYLFERNHVLATLEPFDQFQVSYFQSVMARTCGFRTVDVTDLASPSLLLLMFLMFIGGSPGGTAGGIKTTALVILVMGTYSFMRGRDQVAFFGRSIPRFIIRRAFAILTCAFAVILISSIILMSIEDAGFEQILFEVFSAFGTVGLSTGITPHLSPAGKIVIIVLMFIGRLGPLTLALILIKTRPSRISYPEEKIAVG; this is encoded by the coding sequence TTGAGCGTACCACGCGAGTTTATTAGGACACTTGGCAAAAGACCCGGAATATCAATAACCGGGAGCTTTCTTATAATTATCTTCGTTGGCGCAGGATTACTGAGCCTTCCTCAGGCCACGGCCACGGGGGAGACTATACCGTTCCTGGACGCCGTATTCACCGCCACCTCGGCCACCTGCGTCACAGGCCTGGCCGTGAGGGAGACCGGGCAGTATTTCTCTACCTTTGGACAGGCAATCATACTTCTACTTATCCAGATTGGTGGTCTGGGGATAATGACGCTTGCGGCCTTTTTCGGGGCGGTGGTTGCCGGAAGGCTTAGCATAACCCAGCATGCCGCGGTAAAGGAAACGCTGGACGTAACCTCCGCAGAAGGGGTCGTACGGCTGTTGCTCTTTATTGTCATTGTAACGTTCTCTTTCGAGGCCGTGGGGTTCTGTGTTTTGTTACCAGTCTTCCTGGAAAATATCGCCGAACCGGGCACGGCAGTTTATTATTCCATCTTTCACTCTATTTCAGCCTACTGCAACGCGGGGTTTTACCTCTTCAACGACAGTCTTGTAGACTATCGTGACAACGCCCAGGTAAACTTCACGATTACCTCACTGGTAATCCTCGGCGGGCTGGGCTCATACGTGCTTGCCAACCTGTATTACTCCTTCCTGTCCCTTTTTCGCACCAGGTACGAAACGGGTATAAACCTCCATACCCAGATGGTACTTATCACCACAGCTATTTTGATAGTGCTGGGCGGCGTATGCTTCTACCTGTTTGAAAGGAACCACGTACTGGCCACGCTGGAACCTTTCGACCAGTTTCAAGTGTCTTACTTCCAGTCGGTCATGGCCAGAACATGCGGATTTCGTACTGTGGACGTTACCGATCTTGCCTCGCCGTCCTTGCTTCTGCTTATGTTCCTTATGTTTATTGGAGGCTCTCCCGGCGGCACTGCCGGCGGAATAAAGACCACCGCCCTCGTAATACTGGTGATGGGGACTTACAGCTTTATGAGAGGAAGAGACCAGGTCGCCTTCTTCGGCCGCAGCATACCAAGATTTATTATCAGGAGGGCGTTTGCCATTCTTACTTGTGCTTTTGCGGTAATATTGATATCTTCTATAATATTGATGAGCATAGAGGACGCGGGTTTTGAACAGATCCTTTTTGAGGTATTTTCCGCGTTCGGAACGGTGGGGCTGAGTACCGGTATAACTCCCCACTTGAGCCCTGCGGGAAAGATCGTTATTATCGTGCTCATGTTCATCGGCCGGTTAGGCCCTCTGACGCTGGCCTTGATATTGATAAAGACAAGGCCATCGAGAATCAGCTATCCCGAGGAAAAGATAGCAGTCGGATAA
- a CDS encoding cofactor-independent phosphoglycerate mutase, translating to MKYAIVIADGMADMPQDELGGRTPVEEAVLPNGDYVAGSGRLGVARTIPAGFSPGSDVAILCLLGYDPGEYYTGRAPLEAANMGLELGPGDWAFRCNLVTVRDDTLEDYSAGHIPDEEAAALITSLQDKISSDGVSFHSGRSYRHIMLYRGREDMSAQCVPPHDITGMSVKKNLPKGSGSGLLVQVMEDSRPILSRHDVNLRRESLKKPPANAIWLWGQGRPPAIPRFQEKYGVQAGAVITAVDLIRGLCGGYFGWDIIDVPGATGYLDTDYAAKGRYAVEALKDHDIVLVHVEAPDEAAHQGNVPEKIRAIENIDKHVLGPVLQALKGYGEYRVLYMPDHYTVSQKRTHSGEPVPFAVCGTGIGPASGLSFSESNAVGTGFRFDKGHELMEYLLTG from the coding sequence TTGAAATATGCCATTGTTATAGCTGACGGTATGGCAGACATGCCACAGGACGAACTTGGAGGCAGGACGCCGGTTGAGGAGGCCGTCCTGCCAAACGGCGACTATGTGGCCGGTTCCGGCCGCCTTGGCGTTGCCCGGACGATCCCTGCGGGTTTCAGCCCCGGCAGTGACGTGGCAATCCTCTGTCTCCTGGGTTATGACCCCGGGGAGTACTATACGGGCCGTGCGCCGCTGGAGGCCGCTAATATGGGGCTTGAGCTGGGCCCCGGCGATTGGGCCTTCCGCTGTAATCTCGTTACCGTCAGGGACGACACCCTCGAGGACTACAGCGCGGGTCACATCCCCGATGAAGAGGCCGCGGCGCTTATAACCTCACTACAGGATAAAATCTCCAGCGATGGGGTCAGTTTTCATAGCGGCAGGAGCTACAGGCACATAATGCTCTATCGGGGACGGGAGGATATGAGCGCGCAGTGCGTCCCGCCCCACGACATTACTGGTATGTCCGTGAAGAAGAACCTCCCGAAGGGCAGCGGGAGTGGATTACTGGTGCAGGTGATGGAAGACTCCCGGCCCATCCTCTCCAGACATGACGTAAACCTGCGCAGGGAGAGCCTTAAGAAGCCTCCGGCAAACGCTATCTGGTTATGGGGGCAGGGCAGGCCCCCGGCGATACCCAGGTTTCAAGAGAAATACGGCGTTCAGGCGGGCGCGGTAATCACGGCTGTGGACCTGATAAGAGGGCTATGCGGCGGCTACTTTGGATGGGATATTATTGACGTCCCCGGCGCTACCGGCTACCTGGATACGGATTACGCGGCAAAGGGACGCTACGCCGTAGAGGCGCTTAAAGACCATGACATAGTGCTGGTCCATGTAGAGGCCCCCGATGAGGCCGCCCACCAGGGCAACGTGCCGGAAAAAATCCGGGCAATAGAGAATATAGACAAACACGTCCTCGGCCCCGTACTGCAGGCGTTAAAGGGATACGGTGAGTACAGGGTACTGTACATGCCGGACCATTACACGGTCAGCCAGAAGAGGACCCATTCCGGTGAGCCCGTGCCGTTTGCGGTCTGTGGCACCGGAATAGGCCCGGCATCCGGTCTCAGCTTCAGTGAGTCTAATGCCGTTGGAACGGGTTTCCGCTTCGACAAGGGCCATGAGCTCATGGAATACCTGTTGACGGGCTGA
- a CDS encoding multidrug efflux SMR transporter has product MNWLFLAVAIALEVFGTTSMKFSEGFTKLLPSILIFVFYGLSFGALTLALRSIDIGVAYAVWSGVGTALIVVIGILWFKEPAGAIKLASVGLIILGVVGLSIVKGTH; this is encoded by the coding sequence ATGAACTGGCTGTTTCTTGCGGTCGCCATCGCCCTTGAGGTGTTCGGCACCACCTCGATGAAATTCTCGGAGGGATTTACAAAGTTATTGCCCTCTATCCTGATTTTTGTCTTCTACGGCCTGAGTTTCGGCGCGCTCACGCTGGCGCTCAGGAGCATTGACATAGGTGTCGCATACGCCGTCTGGTCTGGTGTGGGAACGGCACTAATAGTGGTAATAGGCATATTGTGGTTTAAGGAACCGGCGGGCGCGATAAAACTCGCCTCTGTCGGGCTGATTATACTAGGTGTAGTCGGCCTTAGTATTGTTAAAGGGACACACTAA
- a CDS encoding mechanosensitive ion channel: protein MVEAVKQRETGRPLLNLPPSLARHSYQTFHIILLFSAVYLTITGVVESFGSSAHQMLWRVYFIVVFGLFIWFVAPKRVFLDLLPPPPTKLKKFQRGCIHVAHPLIIAFLVSLILVDTLGYISMTTRLLDTIVGCTVAVVAVAVVRKLVTVFAVDRLARKRLAEGQEAEFKVSRGIIDYVSIIVTIMVVVSLVASTFVQVSASPAAPVPLRSFATEVYRVLGTIWFILIYELRMGGEASTTPLNIIVSIILVVIFFFAAVLVKRLIDSRLLAKLSLDQGMRATISAVVSYTIIAFSILFALSIAGIPLRSLAFFAGALGIGIGFGMQHIVNNFLSGIILMFERPIKIGDFVFISNDIRGTVKRIGPRSTTLLSPELVYIVVPNAKLMDGNIQNQSQPTAKVRAKLKIGVAYGADVPLVKSLLVKIAAENPRVRKNPKPFVRFNAFGDSYYDFELIYWANDGGERWHSMSEMNFAIEKLFAEHNIEIPFPQRDINIRSTPGEPSKVINDMTGIHPEIAEMRLEPQKPAPRKTKGKKKTKRKKKTS, encoded by the coding sequence ATGGTTGAGGCGGTAAAACAGCGCGAGACTGGCAGGCCCCTCCTGAATTTACCCCCCTCCCTCGCCCGGCACAGTTACCAGACCTTCCACATAATCCTTCTGTTTTCAGCGGTCTATTTGACGATAACCGGAGTCGTCGAGTCTTTTGGGTCAAGCGCCCACCAGATGCTGTGGAGGGTATATTTTATTGTTGTCTTTGGCCTGTTTATATGGTTTGTCGCCCCAAAGCGGGTATTCCTTGATTTATTGCCCCCGCCTCCGACAAAACTGAAGAAGTTCCAGAGGGGTTGTATACACGTAGCTCACCCGCTGATTATAGCGTTTCTTGTATCACTTATACTTGTCGACACCCTTGGCTACATCTCAATGACCACCCGCCTTCTCGATACCATAGTGGGTTGTACGGTGGCAGTCGTTGCCGTGGCAGTGGTAAGAAAGCTGGTAACTGTCTTCGCGGTTGACAGACTGGCCCGCAAAAGGCTGGCAGAAGGACAGGAAGCGGAGTTTAAGGTCAGCAGGGGCATTATCGATTATGTCTCGATCATAGTCACAATTATGGTAGTCGTAAGCCTGGTGGCGTCCACGTTTGTGCAGGTCTCGGCGTCACCGGCTGCTCCCGTACCACTAAGGTCTTTCGCCACGGAAGTCTACCGCGTCCTGGGGACAATATGGTTCATCTTGATATATGAGCTGCGCATGGGCGGAGAGGCATCTACAACGCCCCTCAACATTATAGTAAGCATAATACTGGTCGTTATCTTCTTCTTTGCTGCGGTGTTGGTAAAGAGGCTTATCGATTCCAGGTTATTAGCTAAATTGAGCCTGGACCAGGGCATGAGGGCTACCATTTCCGCCGTTGTTTCTTATACCATCATCGCCTTTTCGATTCTCTTTGCCTTGAGCATAGCGGGGATACCTTTAAGAAGTCTTGCCTTCTTCGCGGGGGCACTTGGTATCGGAATCGGCTTCGGTATGCAGCACATCGTAAACAACTTCCTCAGCGGTATTATCCTTATGTTTGAAAGGCCCATCAAGATTGGAGATTTCGTATTTATCAGTAATGACATCAGAGGCACGGTGAAACGAATTGGCCCAAGGAGCACGACACTACTGTCCCCGGAACTTGTGTATATAGTCGTGCCTAATGCTAAGCTGATGGACGGCAACATACAAAACCAGAGTCAACCAACCGCCAAGGTAAGAGCAAAACTAAAGATTGGAGTCGCCTATGGGGCCGATGTGCCGCTTGTAAAAAGCTTGCTGGTTAAGATAGCCGCGGAAAATCCGAGAGTACGCAAGAACCCGAAACCTTTTGTGCGTTTCAATGCGTTTGGAGACAGCTACTATGACTTTGAGTTGATTTACTGGGCCAACGATGGCGGTGAGAGATGGCATTCCATGAGTGAAATGAATTTTGCCATAGAAAAGCTCTTCGCCGAGCACAACATCGAGATACCGTTCCCGCAGAGAGACATCAATATACGTTCAACCCCAGGCGAGCCCTCAAAGGTCATAAACGATATGACCGGCATACATCCCGAAATAGCGGAGATGAGGCTGGAACCCCAGAAGCCGGCACCGCGAAAAACCAAGGGAAAGAAAAAGACTAAGAGGAAGAAAAAGACCTCATAG